One genomic window of Arvicola amphibius chromosome 4, mArvAmp1.2, whole genome shotgun sequence includes the following:
- the Nxph3 gene encoding neurexophilin-3 has translation MQLTRCCFVFLVQGSLYLVICGQDDAPPGSEDSEHDDHEGQPRPRVPRKRGHISPKSRPLANSTLLGLLAPPGEVWGVLGQPPNRPKQSPLPSTKVKKIFGWGDFYSNIKTVALNLLVTGKIVDHGNGTFSVHFRHNATGQGNISISLVPPSKAVEFHQEQQIFIEAKASKIFNCRMEWEKVERGRRTSLCTHDPAKICSRDHAQSSATWSCSQPFKVVCVYIAFYSTDYRLVQKVCPDYNYHSDTPYYPSG, from the exons ATGCAACTGACCCGCTGCTGCTTCGTGTTCCTAGTGCAGGGCAGCCTCTATCTG GTCATCTGTGGCCAAGATGATGCCCCCCCTGGCTCAGAGGACTCTGAGCATGATGACCATGAAGGCCAGCCTCGGCCCAGGGTGCCTCGGAAGCGAGGTCACATCTCACCTAAGTCCCGCCCCTTGGCCAACTCTACACTCCTAGGGCTGCTGGCCCCACCTGGGGAGGTGTGGGGTGTCCTCGGGCAGCCCCCCAACCGCCCCAAGCAAAGCCCCCTACCCTCGAccaaggtaaaaaaaatatttggatgGGGTGATTTCTACTCCAACATCAAGACAGTGGCGCTGAACCTGCTGGTCACGGGGAAGATTGTGGACCACGGCAACGGGACCTTCAGCGTCCACTTCCGTCACAACGCCACAGGCCAGGGTAACATCTCCATCAGCCTTGTGCCCCCCAGTAAAGCTGTAGAGTTCCACCAGGAACAGCAAATCTTCATCGAAGCCAAGGCCTCCAAAATCTTCAACTGCCGGATGGAGTGGGAGAAAGTAGAACGGGGCCGCCGGACCTCGCTCTGTACCCACGACCCAGCCAAGATCTGTTCCCGAGATCACGCTCAGAGCTCCGCCACCTGGAGCTGCTCCCAGCCCTTTAAAGTTGTCTGTGTCTACATTGCTTTCTATAGCACGGACTATCGGCTGGTGCAGAAAGTGTGCCCAGATTACAACTACCACAGCGATACCCCCTATTACCCATCTGGGTGA